The Roseococcus microcysteis genome contains a region encoding:
- a CDS encoding transporter associated domain-containing protein — protein sequence MVVSEGRPLRAQLQDFRRTPHRIAIVVDEYGTLKGIVTLEDILEVVVGQIAERGEPILSDLAGNGTLEIRGDVRLRDLNRELGWNLPENEAATLAGFVVGRHRGIPPVGQELVLDGYGIRILERRGLRLDRLSVRPPEAPPG from the coding sequence ATGGTGGTGAGCGAGGGGCGGCCCCTGCGCGCCCAGCTCCAGGATTTCCGGCGCACGCCGCACCGCATCGCCATCGTCGTGGACGAATACGGGACGCTGAAGGGCATCGTCACGCTGGAGGATATTCTCGAGGTGGTCGTGGGCCAGATCGCGGAGCGCGGCGAGCCCATCCTCTCCGACCTCGCGGGCAACGGCACCCTCGAAATCCGGGGCGATGTGCGGCTGCGCGACCTCAACCGCGAGCTGGGCTGGAACCTGCCGGAGAACGAGGCCGCGACCTTGGCCGGCTTCGTCGTGGGGCGGCACCGCGGCATCCCGCCCGTGGGGCAGGAGCTGGTGCTGGATGGCTATGGCATCCGCATCCTGGAACGGCGCGGGCTGCGGCTGGACCGGCTGTCGGTGCGCCCGCCGGAAGCCCCGCCGGGTTAA
- a CDS encoding lysophospholipid acyltransferase family protein — MVFLRSLLFNIAFYGFTALISLAALPLLAAPPAAIRWAMRVWARGSVAMLRGICGVKIVVEGREHLPAGGPALIASRHESAFDTLIWITLVPDNVYVLKRELLRIPVFGWHARHAGMISVDRKAGATAMRGLLRDAREATAAGRQIVIFPEGTRAQPDQTLPLQPGILALAKATGLPVIPVATNSGRVWGKRAFLKRPGTIILRILPPLPAQDLLPRLAACLQAEQARL; from the coding sequence ATGGTGTTCCTGCGTTCGCTGCTGTTCAACATCGCCTTCTATGGCTTCACGGCGCTGATCTCGCTCGCGGCGCTGCCGCTGCTGGCGGCGCCGCCCGCCGCGATTCGCTGGGCCATGCGCGTCTGGGCGCGGGGATCGGTGGCCATGCTGCGCGGCATCTGCGGCGTGAAGATCGTGGTGGAGGGGCGCGAGCACCTGCCCGCGGGCGGGCCCGCCCTCATCGCCTCGCGCCATGAATCGGCCTTCGACACCCTCATCTGGATCACCCTGGTGCCGGACAATGTCTATGTCCTGAAGCGGGAACTGTTGCGCATCCCCGTCTTCGGCTGGCACGCACGCCATGCGGGGATGATCAGCGTGGACCGTAAGGCGGGTGCGACGGCCATGCGCGGCCTGCTGCGCGACGCCAGGGAAGCGACCGCCGCCGGCCGGCAGATCGTCATCTTCCCCGAAGGCACGCGCGCGCAGCCCGACCAGACCCTGCCGCTGCAACCCGGCATCCTGGCGCTCGCCAAGGCGACCGGCCTGCCGGTGATCCCGGTCGCGACCAATAGCGGGCGCGTCTGGGGAAAGCGCGCCTTCCTCAAGCGGCCGGGCACCATCATCCTGCGCATCCTGCCACCCCTGCCCGCCCAGGACCTGCTGCCGCGCCTCGCCGCCTGCCTCCAGGCGGAGCAGGCGCGGCTTTAA
- a CDS encoding potassium transporter Kup, whose protein sequence is MADPLKPESRTPERAASAAALLGVLGVVYGDIGTSPLYAMRAAAHHFSHDGLERWEILGLLSLIFWSLNIVVTIKYVTFVLRADNRGEGGILALTALAQRGLTSPRAKAGAILIGMVGASLFFGDGIITPAISVLSAVEGLKVVSPAFEEAVVPLAVVVLLLLFLVQSRGTGAVGMVFGPICAVWFLVIGALGLVEIIRHPSILVALSPHYAIQFTLAYGLIAFIAFGSVVLAVTGAEALYADMGHFGRKPMRYAWLFFVLPALCLNYFGQGALLLFEPEALVNPFYLLAPEWFRLPLVVLATMATIIASQAMISGAFSIARQCVQMGFLPRLEVRHTSATEEGQIYLPQVNFLLLVGVLTLVIIFGESERLAAAYGFAVTGTFVCTTLLAAAVYHAQFRWPVALVVPVFGAFLLLDVVFFASNVLKIPDGGYVPLIVGTGIFLLMTTWQRGRDLLFARFRQDGLPLRSFIARLPQSRTLRVPGIAVFMTSQADYLPGALLHNLKHNKVLHENVLFVTVTNESIPHVGPERRREVEELAPGIHRVSLHYGFQESPNIPRELESLRELGIPFEPMQTSYFLGRETIVAAAVPRMSRWRQWLFMLMSRNAVPATEFFRIPSDRVVELGVRVAI, encoded by the coding sequence TTGGCCGACCCCCTCAAACCTGAAAGCCGCACCCCGGAGCGCGCCGCGAGCGCCGCTGCCTTGCTGGGCGTGCTGGGCGTCGTCTATGGCGACATCGGCACAAGCCCGCTCTATGCCATGCGCGCGGCCGCCCACCATTTCAGCCATGACGGGCTGGAGCGCTGGGAGATCCTGGGGCTGCTCAGCCTCATATTCTGGTCGCTGAACATCGTCGTCACCATCAAATACGTCACCTTCGTGCTGCGGGCGGACAACCGCGGCGAGGGCGGCATCCTGGCGCTGACGGCCCTGGCCCAGCGCGGCCTCACCTCGCCGCGGGCCAAGGCGGGCGCCATCCTGATCGGCATGGTGGGTGCGAGCCTCTTCTTCGGGGATGGCATCATCACGCCCGCCATCTCGGTGCTGTCGGCGGTGGAGGGGCTGAAGGTCGTCTCCCCCGCCTTCGAGGAGGCGGTGGTCCCGCTGGCGGTGGTGGTCCTGCTGCTGCTCTTCCTGGTGCAGTCGCGCGGCACCGGCGCGGTGGGCATGGTGTTCGGGCCCATCTGCGCCGTGTGGTTCCTGGTGATCGGCGCGCTCGGCCTTGTCGAGATCATCCGCCACCCGAGCATCCTGGTGGCGCTCTCGCCGCACTACGCCATCCAGTTCACCCTGGCCTATGGGCTGATCGCCTTCATCGCCTTCGGCTCGGTCGTGCTGGCGGTGACGGGGGCGGAGGCGCTCTACGCCGATATGGGCCATTTCGGCCGCAAGCCCATGCGCTATGCGTGGCTCTTCTTCGTGCTGCCGGCGCTGTGCCTGAACTATTTCGGCCAGGGCGCGCTGCTGCTGTTCGAGCCCGAGGCGCTGGTGAACCCCTTCTACCTGCTGGCCCCCGAATGGTTCCGCCTGCCGCTGGTGGTGCTGGCGACCATGGCCACCATCATCGCGAGCCAGGCGATGATCTCGGGCGCCTTCTCCATCGCGCGGCAATGCGTGCAGATGGGCTTCCTGCCGCGGCTGGAGGTGCGCCACACCTCGGCCACCGAGGAAGGGCAGATCTACCTGCCCCAGGTGAATTTCCTCCTGCTGGTGGGCGTGCTGACGCTGGTCATCATCTTCGGCGAGTCCGAGCGCCTGGCCGCCGCCTATGGCTTCGCGGTCACGGGCACCTTCGTCTGCACCACCCTGCTGGCGGCGGCCGTCTACCACGCGCAGTTCCGCTGGCCCGTGGCGCTGGTCGTCCCGGTCTTCGGCGCCTTCCTGCTGCTGGACGTGGTGTTCTTCGCCTCCAACGTGCTGAAGATCCCCGATGGCGGCTATGTGCCGCTCATTGTCGGGACCGGCATCTTCCTGCTGATGACGACCTGGCAGCGCGGGCGGGACCTGCTCTTCGCCCGCTTCCGGCAGGATGGGCTTCCCCTGCGCTCCTTCATCGCGCGGCTGCCGCAGAGCCGCACCCTGCGCGTGCCCGGCATCGCGGTCTTCATGACCAGCCAGGCCGACTACCTGCCCGGCGCCCTGCTGCACAACCTCAAGCACAACAAGGTGCTGCACGAGAACGTGCTGTTCGTGACCGTGACCAATGAGAGCATCCCCCATGTCGGGCCCGAGCGCCGGCGCGAGGTGGAGGAACTGGCTCCCGGCATCCACCGCGTCAGCCTGCACTACGGCTTCCAGGAGAGCCCCAACATCCCGCGCGAACTCGAATCCCTGCGCGAGCTGGGCATCCCCTTCGAGCCCATGCAGACCAGCTATTTCCTGGGCCGCGAGACCATCGTGGCGGCGGCCGTGCCGCGCATGTCGCGCTGGCGGCAATGGCTGTTCATGCTGATGAGCCGCAACGCCGTGCCCGCCACGGAATTCTTCCGCATCCCCTCCGACCGCGTGGTGGAACTGGGCGTCAGGGTCGCGATCTGA
- a CDS encoding amino acid ABC transporter ATP-binding protein, which produces MSASIATAPAAAPAIASSVQADAPPAILLSGVNKWFGSLHVLRDIHLEVATGERVVVCGPSGSGKSTLIRCINRLEEHQKGRIVVDGIELSGDLRSLDAIRREVGMVFQSFNLFPHLTILENCTLAPIWVRKMPRKEAEELAMEFLTRVRIPEQAHKYPGQLSGGQQQRVAIARALCMRPKIMLFDEPTSALDPEMIKEVLDTMVMLAETGMTMICVTHEMGFARQVADRVVFMDRGEVVEQGPPAEIFSNPRTERLQTFLGQILRGH; this is translated from the coding sequence ATGTCCGCCTCCATCGCCACCGCTCCGGCGGCGGCCCCCGCCATCGCCTCCTCCGTGCAGGCGGATGCGCCGCCGGCCATCCTGCTTTCCGGCGTCAACAAATGGTTCGGGTCGCTGCACGTGCTGCGCGACATCCATCTGGAGGTGGCCACCGGGGAGCGGGTCGTGGTCTGCGGCCCCTCGGGCTCGGGCAAGTCCACCCTGATCCGCTGCATCAACCGGCTGGAGGAGCACCAGAAGGGCCGCATCGTCGTGGACGGCATCGAGCTGTCGGGCGATCTGCGCAGCCTGGACGCCATCCGCCGCGAGGTCGGCATGGTGTTCCAGAGCTTCAACCTCTTCCCCCACCTCACCATCCTGGAGAACTGCACCCTCGCCCCCATCTGGGTTCGCAAGATGCCCCGCAAGGAGGCCGAGGAGCTGGCGATGGAATTCCTCACCCGCGTCCGCATCCCCGAGCAGGCGCACAAATACCCGGGCCAGCTCTCGGGCGGGCAGCAGCAGCGCGTCGCCATCGCCCGCGCGCTGTGCATGCGCCCCAAGATCATGCTGTTCGACGAACCGACCTCCGCGCTGGACCCCGAGATGATCAAGGAGGTGCTCGACACCATGGTCATGCTGGCCGAGACGGGCATGACCATGATCTGCGTCACGCATGAGATGGGCTTCGCCCGCCAGGTGGCCGACCGCGTGGTGTTCATGGACCGCGGCGAGGTGGTGGAACAGGGCCCGCCCGCCGAGATCTTCAGCAACCCCCGCACCGAACGCCTGCAGACCTTCCTCGGCCAGATCCTGCGCGGGCATTGA
- a CDS encoding amino acid ABC transporter substrate-binding protein — protein sequence MIDTIRNRGALLCGVNAGLAGFAAADAQGQWRGFDVDYCRAIAIAIFGTAEERVRFIPTGAQNRFTALQSGEIDVLLRNTSWTFARDAGMGFDFGPINFFDGQGFMLKASLGVQNARQMAGATVCVQSGTTAEQVLAEWARANRINLRPVVIERLEEIVTAYAGGRCDAFTSDISALAAIRAVQPNPADHIILPDVLSKEPLAPVIRQGDGRFADLVRWVHFGLVTAEELGVTAAQARQMAEGDPRPEVQRLLGRTGDPGRPFGLDNAWMLNVIAALGHYGEIYERNLGPIGLQRGRNALWTQPGGLQYAPPFR from the coding sequence ATGATTGACACCATCCGCAACCGCGGCGCCCTGCTCTGCGGGGTGAATGCGGGCCTGGCGGGCTTCGCCGCGGCCGATGCCCAGGGCCAGTGGCGCGGCTTCGACGTGGATTATTGCCGCGCCATCGCCATCGCCATCTTCGGCACGGCCGAGGAGCGGGTGCGCTTCATCCCCACCGGCGCCCAGAACCGCTTCACCGCCCTGCAATCGGGCGAGATCGACGTGCTGCTCCGCAACACCAGCTGGACCTTCGCCCGCGACGCCGGCATGGGCTTCGACTTCGGCCCCATCAATTTCTTCGACGGCCAGGGCTTCATGCTGAAGGCCTCGCTCGGCGTGCAGAACGCGCGGCAGATGGCCGGCGCCACCGTCTGCGTGCAGTCCGGCACCACGGCCGAGCAGGTGCTGGCCGAATGGGCCCGCGCCAACCGCATCAACCTCCGCCCCGTCGTGATCGAGCGGCTGGAGGAGATCGTCACCGCCTATGCCGGCGGGCGCTGCGACGCCTTCACCTCCGACATCTCGGCGCTGGCCGCCATCCGCGCCGTGCAGCCCAACCCGGCCGACCACATCATCCTGCCTGACGTGCTGAGCAAGGAGCCCCTGGCCCCCGTGATCCGCCAGGGCGATGGCCGCTTCGCCGACCTGGTGCGCTGGGTGCATTTCGGCCTCGTCACGGCGGAGGAGCTGGGCGTCACCGCCGCCCAGGCCCGCCAGATGGCCGAAGGCGACCCCCGCCCCGAGGTGCAGCGCCTGCTGGGCCGCACGGGCGATCCGGGGCGGCCCTTCGGCCTGGACAATGCCTGGATGCTGAACGTCATCGCCGCCCTCGGCCATTATGGCGAGATCTATGAGCGCAACCTGGGGCCCATCGGCCTGCAGCGCGGGCGCAACGCGCTCTGGACCCAGCCGGGCGGGCTGCAATACGCGCCGCCCTTCCGTTGA
- the lhpI gene encoding bifunctional Delta(1)-pyrroline-2-carboxylate/Delta(1)-piperideine-2-carboxylate reductase produces MLQLDRQEIAARLPWPALVEALAAMFREGCDAPLRHRHPLPGGGSLLLMPAVGQGHSGVKIVHVAPGNAALGLPAVHAEYLLSDAATGVPVALLDGGELTDRRTAAASVLAARHLARPDSRRHLVLGAGKVAAALAEAFHAAYGMERTSIWARRPEQARALAARLAAHGVPAVAVDSPEPADHDIISAATLATTPLVMGAALAPGMHLDLVGAYRPDMREADGPALARALCVVDTRAGAMAEAGDIVQAIAEGHITAGHVVAELAELCRGAHPGRTDPGQITLFKSVGWAGEDLAAAVLATRGGQIA; encoded by the coding sequence ATGCTGCAGCTCGACCGCCAGGAGATCGCCGCCCGCCTGCCATGGCCCGCCCTGGTGGAGGCGCTGGCCGCCATGTTCCGCGAGGGCTGCGACGCGCCGCTGCGCCACCGCCACCCCCTGCCGGGGGGCGGCAGCCTGCTGCTGATGCCGGCGGTGGGGCAGGGGCATTCGGGCGTGAAGATCGTGCATGTGGCCCCCGGCAATGCCGCGCTGGGCCTGCCCGCGGTGCATGCGGAATACCTGCTGTCCGATGCCGCGACGGGCGTGCCGGTCGCGCTGCTCGATGGCGGGGAGCTGACGGACCGCCGCACGGCCGCCGCCTCGGTGCTGGCGGCGCGTCACCTGGCGCGGCCCGATTCGCGCCGGCACCTGGTGCTGGGCGCGGGCAAGGTGGCGGCCGCGCTGGCTGAGGCCTTCCACGCCGCCTATGGCATGGAACGCACCTCCATCTGGGCGCGCCGGCCCGAGCAGGCGCGGGCCCTGGCCGCGCGGCTCGCGGCGCATGGGGTGCCGGCGGTGGCGGTGGACAGCCCCGAGCCCGCCGACCACGACATCATCAGCGCCGCCACGCTGGCCACCACGCCGCTGGTCATGGGGGCGGCGCTGGCGCCGGGGATGCATCTCGACCTGGTCGGCGCCTATCGCCCCGACATGCGCGAGGCCGATGGGCCGGCCCTGGCACGGGCGCTGTGCGTGGTGGACACGCGCGCGGGTGCCATGGCCGAGGCGGGGGACATCGTGCAGGCCATCGCGGAGGGGCACATCACGGCCGGGCATGTGGTGGCGGAACTGGCGGAGCTGTGCCGCGGCGCGCATCCGGGCCGCACCGATCCGGGGCAGATCACGCTGTTCAAGTCGGTGGGCTGGGCGGGCGAGGATCTGGCCGCGGCGGTGCTGGCGACGCGGGGCGGCCAGATCGCTTGA
- a CDS encoding MarR family winged helix-turn-helix transcriptional regulator, whose product MMRDEQEPAAASPETSVSAPGYSLDASAGHMLRRAHQRYQSMFQECAAGLGLTGPQFAALLRLSEMGRVTQNHLGRLAAMDSATVQGVVRRLVDRGLVQAEADRQDRRTRILTITEAGAELLSAAQKAGRRANDSVLAPLSAAERRQLLAMLRRVAEG is encoded by the coding sequence ATGATGCGCGACGAGCAGGAGCCCGCGGCCGCTTCGCCCGAGACAAGTGTCTCCGCCCCCGGCTACAGCCTGGACGCCTCGGCCGGGCACATGCTGCGGCGCGCCCACCAGCGCTACCAGTCCATGTTCCAGGAATGCGCGGCGGGGCTCGGCCTCACGGGGCCGCAATTCGCGGCCCTGCTGCGCCTGTCCGAGATGGGGCGCGTCACGCAGAACCATCTGGGCCGGCTGGCCGCCATGGATTCCGCGACCGTGCAGGGGGTGGTGCGGCGCCTCGTGGATCGCGGCCTGGTGCAGGCCGAGGCGGACCGTCAGGACCGTCGCACCCGCATCCTCACCATCACCGAGGCGGGGGCCGAGCTGCTGAGTGCCGCGCAAAAGGCGGGGCGGCGGGCCAATGATTCGGTGCTGGCGCCCCTCTCGGCGGCCGAGCGCCGGCAACTTCTGGCCATGCTGCGGCGGGTGGCGGAGGGTTAG
- a CDS encoding TRAP transporter substrate-binding protein — translation MTSSTSGTARRGLLKAGAVAAAGAAVLATPGVSRAQTTTLRFQSTWPQRDIFHEFANDYVTRVNTLAGGRLRVELLPAGAVVGAFQLIDAVSAGTLDGGHGVSAYWFGKNKAFSLFGTPPAWFYDANSYLAWFYYGGGEALYNELITDILRVNVVGFQTGPMPTQPLGWFRNRVENAEQMRGMRYRTVGLATDLFNAMGAAVTALPGGEIVPALERGVIDGAEFNNPSSDRVLGFPDVAKNYMLQSYHQNTETFEVLWNKGRFDGLPAELKAVLRVAAEAASADMSWKQQLRYPNDLQAMVTNSGVNVHITPRPILDAQLRAWDGVISNLESDPFFKKVTDSQRDWCRRVSAFYLRNNASSAAAFNHFFARR, via the coding sequence ATGACCTCATCCACCTCCGGGACCGCCCGCCGCGGCCTGCTCAAGGCCGGCGCGGTCGCCGCGGCCGGCGCCGCCGTGCTGGCCACCCCCGGCGTCAGCCGCGCGCAGACCACCACCCTGCGCTTCCAGTCCACCTGGCCGCAGCGCGACATCTTCCACGAATTCGCCAATGACTACGTGACGCGCGTCAACACGCTGGCCGGCGGCCGGCTGCGGGTGGAGCTGTTGCCCGCGGGCGCGGTGGTCGGCGCCTTCCAGCTGATCGACGCGGTCTCCGCCGGCACGCTCGATGGCGGCCATGGCGTCTCGGCCTACTGGTTCGGCAAGAACAAGGCCTTCAGCCTGTTCGGCACGCCCCCGGCCTGGTTCTACGACGCGAACTCCTACCTCGCCTGGTTCTACTATGGCGGCGGTGAGGCGCTGTATAATGAGCTGATCACCGACATCCTGCGCGTGAACGTGGTGGGCTTCCAGACCGGCCCGATGCCGACGCAGCCGCTGGGCTGGTTCCGCAACCGCGTCGAGAACGCCGAGCAGATGCGCGGCATGCGCTACCGCACCGTGGGCCTCGCGACCGACCTGTTCAACGCCATGGGGGCCGCCGTGACGGCCCTGCCGGGCGGCGAGATCGTGCCCGCGCTGGAGCGCGGCGTCATTGACGGCGCGGAGTTCAACAACCCGTCCTCCGACCGCGTCCTCGGCTTCCCGGACGTGGCCAAGAACTACATGCTGCAATCCTACCACCAGAACACCGAGACCTTCGAGGTGCTGTGGAACAAGGGCCGCTTCGACGGCCTGCCGGCCGAGCTGAAGGCGGTGCTGCGCGTGGCGGCCGAAGCCGCCTCGGCCGACATGTCCTGGAAGCAGCAGCTGCGCTATCCGAACGACCTGCAGGCGATGGTGACCAACAGCGGCGTGAACGTGCACATCACGCCCCGCCCCATCCTGGACGCGCAGCTGCGCGCCTGGGACGGCGTGATCTCGAACCTGGAGAGCGACCCCTTCTTCAAGAAGGTGACGGACAGCCAGCGCGACTGGTGCCGCCGCGTCAGCGCCTTCTACCTGCGCAACAACGCCTCCTCCGCCGCCGCCTTCAACCACTTCTTCGCGCGGCGCTGA
- a CDS encoding TRAP transporter small permease subunit produces MQSLLVNVDRISAFIGKVFAWCIVLLTGAIVYEVFARYLFRAPTAWAFDVSYMLYGTLFMMAGAYTLSRQGHVRADFIYRLFPVRVQGGLDFVLYILFFFPGMLALVYFGWDFFSLSYWQNERSSISPNGPYIWPFKFIIPFAGALMILQGLAETARAAIAWRTGAWPDRLHDVEELEVLTLKQAAAAREAEIAAARRAEMPL; encoded by the coding sequence GTGCAATCACTGCTGGTGAATGTGGACCGGATCAGCGCCTTCATCGGCAAGGTCTTTGCCTGGTGCATCGTGCTGCTGACCGGGGCCATCGTCTATGAGGTCTTCGCGCGCTACCTCTTCCGCGCGCCGACCGCCTGGGCCTTCGATGTCTCCTACATGCTCTACGGCACGCTGTTCATGATGGCGGGCGCCTATACCCTGTCGCGCCAGGGGCATGTGCGGGCGGATTTCATCTACCGGCTGTTTCCGGTGCGGGTGCAGGGCGGGCTCGATTTTGTGCTCTACATCCTGTTCTTCTTTCCCGGCATGCTGGCGCTGGTCTATTTCGGGTGGGACTTCTTCAGCCTGTCCTATTGGCAGAATGAACGGTCCTCGATCAGCCCGAACGGGCCCTATATCTGGCCCTTCAAATTCATCATCCCCTTCGCCGGCGCGCTCATGATCCTGCAGGGCCTGGCCGAGACGGCGCGCGCCGCCATCGCCTGGCGCACCGGCGCCTGGCCCGACCGCCTGCATGACGTGGAGGAGCTGGAAGTGCTGACGCTGAAGCAGGCGGCCGCCGCCCGCGAGGCCGAAATCGCGGCCGCCCGCCGCGCGGAGATGCCCCTGTGA
- a CDS encoding TRAP transporter large permease, translated as MTDPVLGMIMLGSFIFVILLGFPVAFTLTAMGLGFGYLGLGPRVFDLLVQRTYAVMANDVLISVPLFIFMGYVIERANILDRLFRALQMASGGLPGSLAIATLATCALFATATGIVGAVVTLMGLLAFPAMLRAGYDPKLAAGVTCAGGCLGILIPPSIMLILYGATAGESVVRLYAAAFLPGVGLAFLYMLYVLILATVKPGMAPRLPPEERTTPVAQILLALVTSFVPLAVLIGMVLGAILFGLATPSEAAAMGAAGSVLLALLYRSLTFTKLKESVFLTARTTAMVCWLFIGAYIFTSVFGWLGGHHVVEEAVKALDLSPMMFLLMAQIIIFLLGWPLEWTEIVLIFVPIFLPLLGTFEIDPILFGVIVALNLQTSFLTPPVAMAAYYLKGVAPPHVKLSEIFLGCLPFVGIVVFAMAMLYIFPEIATWLPSYLYDNVGGPGQELTVPDGGFSVDEEPALPAFN; from the coding sequence GTGACCGACCCCGTTCTCGGCATGATCATGCTGGGCAGCTTCATCTTCGTGATCCTGCTCGGCTTCCCTGTCGCCTTCACCCTCACCGCCATGGGGCTGGGCTTCGGCTATCTCGGCCTGGGCCCGCGCGTCTTCGACCTGCTGGTGCAGCGCACCTACGCCGTCATGGCCAATGACGTGCTGATCTCGGTGCCGCTCTTCATCTTCATGGGCTATGTGATCGAGCGCGCGAACATCCTGGACCGGCTGTTCCGCGCCTTGCAGATGGCCTCGGGCGGGCTGCCCGGGTCGCTCGCCATCGCCACTCTCGCCACCTGCGCGCTGTTCGCCACCGCCACGGGCATCGTGGGCGCGGTGGTGACGCTGATGGGGCTGCTGGCCTTCCCCGCCATGCTGCGCGCGGGCTACGACCCCAAGCTCGCGGCGGGCGTCACCTGCGCGGGCGGGTGCCTCGGCATCCTGATCCCGCCCTCCATCATGCTGATCCTCTACGGGGCGACGGCGGGCGAGAGCGTGGTGCGCCTCTACGCCGCGGCCTTCCTGCCGGGTGTCGGCCTTGCCTTCCTCTACATGCTCTATGTGCTGATCCTGGCCACGGTGAAGCCCGGCATGGCGCCCCGCCTGCCGCCCGAGGAGCGCACGACGCCGGTCGCGCAGATCCTGCTCGCCCTCGTCACCTCCTTCGTGCCGCTCGCGGTGCTCATCGGCATGGTGCTGGGCGCGATCCTGTTCGGGCTGGCCACGCCTTCCGAGGCGGCGGCGATGGGGGCCGCGGGCTCGGTGCTGCTGGCGCTGCTCTACCGCAGCCTCACCTTCACCAAGCTGAAGGAGAGTGTCTTCCTCACGGCCCGCACCACCGCCATGGTCTGCTGGCTGTTCATCGGCGCCTATATCTTCACCTCGGTCTTCGGCTGGCTGGGCGGCCACCATGTGGTGGAGGAGGCGGTGAAGGCCCTCGACCTCTCGCCCATGATGTTCTTGCTGATGGCGCAGATCATCATCTTCCTGCTGGGCTGGCCGCTGGAATGGACCGAGATCGTGCTGATCTTCGTGCCCATCTTCCTGCCGCTGCTGGGCACCTTCGAGATTGATCCGATCCTGTTCGGCGTGATCGTGGCGCTGAACCTGCAAACCTCCTTCCTCACGCCGCCCGTCGCCATGGCGGCCTATTACCTGAAGGGGGTGGCGCCGCCGCATGTGAAGCTGTCGGAGATCTTCCTGGGCTGCCTGCCCTTCGTGGGCATCGTGGTCTTCGCCATGGCCATGCTCTACATCTTCCCGGAGATCGCGACCTGGCTGCCCTCCTACCTCTACGACAATGTCGGCGGGCCGGGTCAGGAACTGACCGTGCCGGATGGCGGCTTCTCCGTGGATGAGGAGCCCGCCCTGCCGGCCTTCAACTGA
- a CDS encoding polysaccharide deacetylase family protein gives MPDPNPRIPFRLESDAPPLPAFRGKRVIVNLAVNVEHWPFDQPMPRAILTPPHGIKAIPDVPNFTWVEYGLRVGMSRLLEMCRALGIRASNLSNSQICTHYPRLAEAMLQADWEFVGHGVYQRALATIEDDKAAVEEALSTMRRFSGQKVRTWLGAGLSEKADTPEVLKRNGVEFLHDWLVDDVPVWMRTEAGPLLSLPYTVELNDVPIYMLASQGSTAMADRIRASMEFYARGGFERTRVMTIALHPHVIGVAHRMESFWAVMEELAAHPQVAFATSSEIGDWFTALHPAPAA, from the coding sequence ATGCCTGACCCCAACCCGCGCATCCCCTTCCGCCTCGAATCCGACGCGCCGCCGCTGCCCGCCTTCCGCGGCAAGCGCGTCATCGTGAACCTGGCCGTGAATGTGGAGCATTGGCCCTTCGACCAGCCCATGCCGCGCGCCATCCTGACGCCGCCGCATGGCATCAAGGCCATCCCGGACGTGCCCAACTTCACCTGGGTGGAATATGGGCTGCGCGTGGGCATGTCGCGGCTGTTGGAGATGTGTCGGGCGCTCGGCATCCGCGCCTCCAACCTCTCCAATTCCCAGATCTGCACGCATTACCCGCGCCTGGCGGAGGCGATGCTCCAGGCCGATTGGGAATTCGTGGGGCATGGCGTGTATCAGCGGGCGCTGGCCACCATCGAGGATGACAAGGCCGCAGTGGAGGAGGCGCTGTCCACCATGCGCCGCTTCTCCGGCCAGAAGGTGCGCACCTGGCTGGGCGCGGGCCTCAGCGAGAAGGCCGATACGCCCGAGGTGCTGAAGCGCAACGGCGTCGAATTCCTGCATGACTGGCTGGTGGATGACGTGCCCGTCTGGATGCGGACCGAGGCGGGGCCTTTGCTCTCGCTCCCCTACACGGTCGAGCTGAACGACGTGCCCATCTACATGCTGGCCTCGCAGGGCTCGACCGCCATGGCCGACCGCATCCGCGCCAGCATGGAATTCTACGCGCGCGGCGGTTTCGAGCGGACGCGGGTGATGACGATTGCGCTCCATCCGCACGTCATCGGCGTGGCGCACCGGATGGAGAGTTTCTGGGCCGTGATGGAGGAACTCGCGGCGCACCCGCAGGTGGCTTTCGCGACCTCGTCGGAGATCGGCGACTGGTTCACGGCGCTGCATCCGGCGCCCGCCGCGTGA